In Ectothiorhodospira sp. BSL-9, a single window of DNA contains:
- a CDS encoding TRAP transporter small permease subunit, whose amino-acid sequence MSRLLLRIERALNQVTRLAGWIAAISMAALVLLVFANMAARYALGMGSVWSQELEWYVLSLTVMTGIAYAMRSDEHVRVDVFSHHLSRVGKLWLDGITMLLVAIPVSLLVLYYTWPFVQISYVRGEGSPNAGGMPWLFLPKAMILVGFALILIESLRQLLRIGRRLVFHYRHARRHHAGSADHAA is encoded by the coding sequence ATGTCCCGACTCCTGCTGCGCATCGAACGCGCCCTGAACCAGGTGACCCGCCTGGCTGGCTGGATAGCAGCCATCAGCATGGCGGCTCTGGTGCTGCTGGTCTTCGCCAACATGGCGGCCCGCTATGCCCTGGGCATGGGCAGTGTCTGGTCCCAGGAACTGGAATGGTATGTGCTGTCCCTCACGGTGATGACGGGCATCGCCTATGCCATGCGCTCCGATGAGCACGTGCGGGTGGATGTGTTCTCCCATCACCTCAGCCGCGTGGGCAAGCTCTGGCTGGATGGCATCACCATGCTGCTGGTGGCCATCCCCGTCTCCCTGCTGGTTCTTTACTACACCTGGCCTTTCGTGCAGATCTCCTACGTGCGCGGTGAAGGCTCACCCAATGCCGGCGGCATGCCCTGGCTGTTCCTGCCCAAGGCCATGATCCTGGTGGGCTTTGCGCTGATTCTCATCGAGTCATTGCGACAATTGCTGCGCATTGGTCGGCGCCTGGTCTTCCATTACCGCCATGCACGTCGTCACCACGCAGGGAGCGCCGATCATGCCGCTTGA
- a CDS encoding TRAP transporter large permease subunit, with product MPLEYIALMMVVAFFVLVLTGIPVAFAVAAVGFIFGFIGFEGWLFELLPARIFGTITNYTLLAIPLFVFMGVMLDKTRVAERMLEVIGHASGALPGGMALAVIMVGVLMGAATGIVGAAIVTLTLMALPTLLRRGYKPTVACGTICASGTLGQIIPPSLVLLVLADTMNLSVGSLFAAALIPGLLLATLYVLYLFVLAWFYSADVPALDAAERAAMSTRQLIRDLFTSVLPPLALVLAVLGAIIGGIAAPTEAAAVGAVGAVVVAAVMGRLSRPVMSETLKVTVRITAMVFFVLIASQVFALAFRGLDGEFLVEAMFDWVPGGPYGTLLFMLLLIFLLGFFLEWIQITYIVVPLFMPFLAGYPEFSMVWIAILIAMNLQTSFLTPPFGWSLIFMKGVAPRGIKTTDIYKGAIPFVIIQLAALGLLVAFPQIALWLPEAIGW from the coding sequence ATGCCGCTTGAGTACATCGCCCTGATGATGGTGGTCGCCTTCTTCGTCCTGGTGCTGACCGGGATACCGGTGGCTTTTGCCGTGGCGGCAGTGGGCTTCATCTTCGGCTTCATCGGCTTTGAAGGCTGGTTGTTCGAACTGCTGCCCGCCCGCATCTTCGGCACCATCACCAATTACACCCTGCTGGCCATCCCCTTATTCGTCTTCATGGGCGTGATGCTGGACAAGACCCGGGTGGCCGAGCGCATGCTGGAGGTGATCGGCCATGCCAGCGGTGCCCTGCCCGGTGGCATGGCCCTGGCGGTGATCATGGTGGGTGTACTCATGGGAGCGGCCACCGGCATCGTGGGGGCGGCCATTGTCACCCTCACCCTGATGGCCCTGCCCACGCTACTCAGGCGCGGCTACAAACCCACCGTGGCCTGCGGCACCATATGCGCCTCGGGCACCCTGGGTCAGATCATTCCTCCAAGCCTGGTGCTGCTGGTGCTGGCAGACACCATGAACCTCTCGGTGGGCAGCCTGTTTGCCGCGGCCCTGATCCCGGGGCTGCTGCTGGCCACCCTGTACGTGCTGTACCTGTTCGTGCTGGCCTGGTTCTATTCCGCCGACGTGCCGGCCCTGGATGCGGCCGAGCGGGCAGCCATGAGCACCCGTCAATTGATCCGGGACCTGTTCACCTCGGTACTGCCCCCGCTGGCCTTGGTGCTGGCGGTGCTGGGGGCCATCATCGGTGGCATCGCGGCCCCCACCGAGGCAGCTGCCGTGGGCGCGGTGGGTGCCGTGGTGGTGGCGGCGGTGATGGGGCGGTTGAGCCGACCGGTGATGTCCGAGACCCTGAAGGTCACGGTGCGCATCACCGCCATGGTGTTTTTCGTGCTGATCGCCTCGCAGGTGTTCGCCCTGGCCTTCCGGGGGCTGGATGGAGAGTTCCTGGTGGAGGCCATGTTTGACTGGGTGCCCGGCGGACCCTACGGCACGCTGCTGTTCATGCTGCTGCTGATCTTCCTGCTAGGGTTTTTCCTGGAGTGGATTCAGATCACCTACATCGTGGTGCCGCTGTTCATGCCCTTCCTGGCGGGCTACCCGGAGTTCTCCATGGTGTGGATCGCCATCCTGATCGCCATGAACCTGCAGACCTCGTTCCTCACGCCGCCGTTCGGATGGTCGCTGATCTTCATGAAGGGGGTGGCGCCCCGAGGCATCAAGACCACGGACATCTACAAGGGCGCCATCCCCTTCGTGATCATCCAGCTGGCCGCCCTGGGGCTGCTGGTGGCCTTCCCGCAGATCGCCCTGTGGCTGCCCGAGGCGATCGGGTGGTGA
- a CDS encoding type II toxin-antitoxin system HicB family antitoxin, whose product MKYAIVIEKAEKNYSAYVPDLPGCIATGASIEEVEQQIREAIEFHLDGMREDGEPIPPPSSHVEYVEVA is encoded by the coding sequence ATGAAGTACGCAATCGTCATTGAAAAGGCAGAAAAAAACTACTCAGCCTATGTGCCCGATTTGCCGGGCTGTATTGCCACCGGGGCAAGCATCGAAGAGGTCGAGCAGCAGATTCGGGAGGCGATCGAGTTTCACCTTGACGGTATGCGAGAAGACGGGGAGCCCATTCCACCGCCGAGCAGCCACGTTGAGTACGTCGAAGTCGCCTGA
- a CDS encoding type II toxin-antitoxin system HicA family toxin: MKVRDILRKLKEDGWYQHSTRGSHRQFKHPSKPGRVTVPGKPGDDLAVGTVDSICKQAGWK, from the coding sequence ATGAAAGTACGCGATATTCTCCGGAAATTGAAGGAAGACGGGTGGTACCAACACTCAACACGGGGTAGTCACCGGCAATTCAAGCATCCCTCTAAACCCGGCAGGGTGACAGTGCCAGGAAAACCCGGAGATGATTTGGCTGTCGGAACGGTGGACAGCATTTGCAAACAGGCTGGCTGGAAATAG
- a CDS encoding sulfite exporter TauE/SafE family protein, whose amino-acid sequence MALEPLSILIIATAAFFAGIINALAGGGSFLTLPALVFTGVPPVAANATGTAALLPGYLASAWAYRDLIKAPAGLSVLAVVVIGAVGGAAGALLLLATSDQAFRVIVPWLLLFATVLFAFGPRLHGFLSRRAGRGHGLWGRVGVLAVCGYGGYFNGGMGIVMLAMFRLLGVHDLNVANGLKNLLSAVLTVIAVAIFVAGGAISWPELPPMALAAVLGGFAGARIGRRLPPNVLRNGIVLVGAITTVIFFVDVYRSGPT is encoded by the coding sequence GTGGCTCTGGAACCGCTTAGCATCCTGATCATCGCCACGGCGGCCTTCTTCGCTGGCATCATCAATGCCCTGGCCGGTGGCGGCAGTTTCCTTACCCTGCCGGCTCTGGTGTTTACCGGTGTGCCCCCGGTGGCGGCCAATGCCACTGGCACGGCGGCTCTGCTGCCGGGCTATCTGGCCAGTGCCTGGGCCTATCGGGATCTCATCAAGGCCCCGGCGGGGTTGTCGGTGCTGGCGGTGGTGGTCATCGGTGCCGTGGGGGGCGCTGCGGGTGCCTTGCTGCTGCTGGCCACCTCGGATCAGGCCTTCCGGGTGATCGTGCCCTGGCTGCTGCTGTTTGCCACGGTGTTGTTCGCCTTCGGGCCGCGTCTGCATGGGTTTCTGTCCCGGCGTGCGGGGCGTGGCCATGGCCTCTGGGGTCGGGTGGGGGTGCTGGCCGTGTGCGGCTATGGCGGGTATTTCAACGGTGGCATGGGCATCGTCATGCTGGCCATGTTCCGCCTGCTGGGTGTGCATGACCTGAACGTGGCCAACGGCCTGAAAAACCTGCTCTCCGCCGTGCTCACCGTGATTGCCGTGGCCATCTTCGTGGCTGGCGGCGCCATCTCCTGGCCGGAACTGCCCCCCATGGCCCTGGCCGCCGTCCTGGGCGGCTTCGCTGGCGCCCGCATCGGCCGGCGCCTGCCGCCGAATGTCTTGCGCAACGGCATTGTTCTCGTGGGGGCGATCACCACGGTGATCTTTTTTGTCGATGTATACCGGTCCGGGCCTACGTAA
- a CDS encoding IS256 family transposase, producing the protein MTKSTLQAVSQPEPQATDPLHELLRQGARDLIAQAVEAELATFLAQHAEQRLDDGRQAVVRNGYLPERTVQTGIGDVSVQVPKVRDRSGGGACFNSSLLPPYLKRARSVEELIPWLYLKGVSTGDYQEALRALLGEKAKGLSANTVSRLKKQWEDEHTAWRQQDLSDRRYVYWWADGIYSKVRMDDRLCLLVIIGVTEHGRKELVAVEDGFRESADSWEALLTHLRERGLTTGPKLAVGDGAMGFWAALSKIYPQTDHQRCWVHKTANVLNKLPKSVQPKVKSDLQEIWMAQTREMAHQAFDRTLKRFEAKYPKAMACLAKDRDELLAFYDYPAEHWVHIRTTNPVESTFSTVRLRTKRSRSCGSRATTLAMVFKLLQSAQKRWRRIKHFQKLELVVNNVKFQDGEQVIDQSDRKAA; encoded by the coding sequence ATGACCAAGTCTACCCTTCAAGCTGTTTCACAACCAGAACCGCAGGCCACGGATCCGCTGCACGAGCTGCTGCGCCAGGGTGCCCGCGACCTGATTGCCCAGGCGGTCGAGGCCGAACTGGCCACTTTCCTGGCGCAGCATGCCGAGCAGCGCCTCGACGATGGGCGCCAGGCGGTGGTTCGCAATGGCTACCTGCCCGAGCGCACGGTGCAGACCGGGATCGGTGATGTCAGCGTCCAGGTGCCCAAGGTGCGTGACCGCAGTGGCGGTGGCGCCTGCTTCAACAGCAGTCTGCTGCCGCCCTACCTGAAGCGGGCTCGCAGCGTTGAGGAGTTGATCCCCTGGCTCTACCTGAAGGGGGTCTCCACCGGGGACTACCAGGAGGCCCTGAGGGCATTGCTGGGTGAGAAGGCCAAGGGGCTCTCGGCCAACACGGTTTCACGGCTCAAGAAGCAGTGGGAGGATGAGCACACAGCGTGGCGGCAGCAGGACCTGTCAGACCGCCGCTACGTCTACTGGTGGGCTGACGGCATCTACAGCAAGGTGCGCATGGATGACCGCTTGTGCCTGCTGGTGATCATCGGGGTCACGGAGCATGGCCGCAAGGAGCTGGTGGCTGTCGAGGATGGCTTCCGTGAGTCGGCGGATAGCTGGGAGGCGCTGCTGACCCACTTGCGGGAGCGCGGCCTCACCACCGGCCCCAAGTTGGCTGTGGGCGACGGTGCCATGGGGTTCTGGGCAGCGCTGAGCAAGATCTATCCACAGACGGACCATCAGCGCTGCTGGGTCCACAAGACAGCGAATGTGCTCAACAAGCTGCCCAAGTCGGTGCAGCCCAAGGTCAAGTCCGATCTCCAGGAAATCTGGATGGCGCAGACCCGAGAAATGGCTCACCAGGCCTTTGATCGCACCCTGAAACGCTTCGAGGCCAAGTACCCCAAGGCGATGGCCTGCCTGGCAAAGGATCGGGATGAGCTGCTGGCATTTTACGATTACCCTGCGGAGCATTGGGTGCACATCCGAACCACCAACCCGGTGGAATCGACGTTCTCCACGGTTCGCCTGCGGACCAAGCGCAGCCGGAGCTGCGGATCCCGGGCGACGACATTGGCGATGGTATTCAAGCTGCTCCAGAGTGCCCAGAAGCGCTGGAGACGCATCAAGCATTTCCAGAAACTG